CCAATTCAACATCGCTTTGCAAAAAATCTCTAAATGATTTTTTCTGAACATCAATTAAATCCGGCAAATCAATTACCGCAGAAATCTTGGCAAAACTAACTCTTTTCATTAAATACCTCGCTGATTAACGCTGAACACTACGCTGATACACGCAGAAAACTTCTGCGTAAATCTGCGCCACAATCTGCGTTTATCTGCTTCTACAGTTTTTATTTAAGTTCTACAGTCGCACCAACATCTACGAGCTTCTTCTTAATTTCTTCCGCCTGTGCTTTTGGAATTCCTTCCTTAACCGGCTTTGGTGCTCCTTCAACAAGATCTTTTGCTTCTTTTAAACCAAGACTTGTCAGCTCACGAACTACTTTAATAACATTGATTTTCTGAGCTCCTGCAGAAACAAGAACTACCGAAAATTCGGTTTTTTCTTCTGCTGCCGCACCAGTACCTTGTGCTGCAGATGGAGCTGCCGCAAAACTTGAAGCAGATACACCGAATTTTTCTTCAAGTGCTTTTACCAAATCCGCTAATTCAAGAACAGTCATTTTAGATATCGCATCTAAAATCTCATCTTTGCCGTTTGTTGCCATTTTAAACACCTCCTAATTTACACTAAAATTCTATTTTTTTTCTTGTAACTTTAGTTCTCTTTGTTTTAGTACAATAACTAATTTCTTTGTAGTTCCGGAAAGGACATTCAACATTTTTACCATGGGAGACGAAATACCGTTAACTACAGATGCTATAAGTTGTTCCTTTGGTGGTAACGAAGCAATTCTTGAAATTTCCTGTATGGTTATAAGCTTGTTGTCGAGATAACCTGCTTTTAATTTAAATTGATTATTCGCTTTTGAAAAAGATGAGAGTTGTTTGATGGTTTTTACAAGGTCTCCTTTTTCAAGCACTATTGCAGTAGGACCTTTTAGATATTCGTCAAAACCATCTAATGTAAGATTTTTAAGTACCTTTAAAACAAGGCGATTTTTTATTACAAGAAATGTTGCACCAACCTCGCTAAGTTTCTTCCTTAAATCCTCTAAACCTTTTACGGTTATTCCCTGATAATTGACAAAACAAAAATTTTTAGTATCTTTTAAGTCTTTTTCAAATGATTTTACAAATTCCTGTTTTTCTTGTTTGGTTTTAATCATATAAACCTATTCCTTTCGAAAAAAATATCTTCCCGAGAACAAATCCGCCACTTATTCATTGGCGGACAGGGAAGATAACTTCCTTATGTCTCGGCGGGGAAAAAGATAACTGCGTTCATGTGTTGATGTG
This sequence is a window from Elusimicrobiota bacterium. Protein-coding genes within it:
- the rplJ gene encoding 50S ribosomal protein L10, producing the protein MIKTKQEKQEFVKSFEKDLKDTKNFCFVNYQGITVKGLEDLRKKLSEVGATFLVIKNRLVLKVLKNLTLDGFDEYLKGPTAIVLEKGDLVKTIKQLSSFSKANNQFKLKAGYLDNKLITIQEISRIASLPPKEQLIASVVNGISSPMVKMLNVLSGTTKKLVIVLKQRELKLQEKK
- the rplL gene encoding 50S ribosomal protein L7/L12 produces the protein MATNGKDEILDAISKMTVLELADLVKALEEKFGVSASSFAAAPSAAQGTGAAAEEKTEFSVVLVSAGAQKINVIKVVRELTSLGLKEAKDLVEGAPKPVKEGIPKAQAEEIKKKLVDVGATVELK